A window from Drosophila kikkawai strain 14028-0561.14 chromosome 2L, DkikHiC1v2, whole genome shotgun sequence encodes these proteins:
- the ft gene encoding cadherin-related tumor suppressor isoform X2, which produces MRLTLRQQRSHMEYSVHLVPNMELVSARWHRQLVRVTVLDKNDSPPQFLDTPFAYNVSEDLEIGHTIATLRAHDPDTIGSVTFLLMDGHDGKFLMESATGKLLLNDTLDRETKSKYELRIRVSDGVQYTETYATIEVSDTNDNPPMFEDTVYSFDIPENAPRGYQVGQIVAKDADLGQNAQLSYSVVSDWANDVFSLNPQTGMLTLTARLDYEEVQHYILIVQAQDNGQPSLSTTITVYCNVLDLNDNAPLFDPMSYSSEVFENVPIGMVVVTVSAKDIDSGNNGLIEYSITAGDSDSEFGIDSNGTIRTRRQLDREHRSGYTLTVTARDCADEFASFSELEETQLKLKYRSPRRYDQGQQQQQFLAHQKQQRLSSTVKVTILIKDINDEVPVFVSANETSIRENVAINTLVIAVKAVDNDEGRNGFIDYLLKEATADHDAADSDQAEPLPFSLSPTDGLLRVVDSLDRELRSSYLLNITARDRGEPSQSTESQLLVRILDENDNSPVFDPKQYSASVAENASIGAMVLQVSATDVDEGANGRIRYSIVLGDQNHDFSISEDTGVVRVAKNLNYERLSRYTLTVRAEDCALENPASDTAELTISILDINDNRPTFLDSPYLARVMENTVPPNGGYVLTVNAYDADTPPLNSQVRYFLKEGDTDLFRINASSGDIALLKPLDREQQSEYILTLVAMDTGSPPLTGTGIVRVEVQDINDNGPVFELQSYHASVRENLPAGTHLLKPLATDKDEGLNAKLRFSLLGEHMTRFHIDSATGEITTAISLDREETSVYHLTLMAQDSSVTEPRASSVNLTISVTDVNDNVPKFEASSYHVAVPDRISTGEFVFGARALDLDEAENAQVQYSLGGRDQQYFEINAKTGVVSTKLELKSKSASYSLVIYASDRGESPLNSTAELTVELRPGDLFPSYSYMANSHFTLPEDVQPGKTITKVSATSPKKGSAGKMRYAIAGGNTGDAVRVDASTGVLRVGQDGLDYELTHLYEIWVEAADNDTPSLRSVTLITVNVTDANDNAPVMEQLIYNAEVLEEESPPQLIARVKASDRDSGENGRVMYRLRNSYEGTFEITEAGEIYTRMRLDREEMGDYAFVVEAVDQGVPQLTGTASVLLHLLDKNDNPPKFTRLFSLNVTENAEIGSFVIRVTSSDLDLGPNANATYSFSENPGEKFRIEPLSGNITVAGHLDREQQDEYVLKVVAFDGAWRAETPITITIQDQNDNAPEFEHSFYSFSFPELQHSIALVGQIIATDRDKQGPNSVISYSLQQPSPMFSIDPATGEIFSKKAVHFKHSQYVRSPENMYALTILATDNGKPPLYSECLVNINIVDAHNSPPQFEQSEYLSPLPEHAVPGQRIVRVHATDKQDAASASEMDYHLISSNLSSIFTIGRHDGWISLVKRLEVEPNSRFELVVRATDRGVPPQSDETRVVIVVTGENLYAPKFSANSYQVSVLENEPIGSIILTVGATDEDQGPNGLLRYSISGGNERQDFGVDEKTGGILVQQQLDYELVQEYHLNITVQDLGFQSLEAVAMLTIILTDVNDNPPLFDHMEYHGYIAENKPAGTFVFQAHATDKDSPKNAIIHYSFLPSGTDRHFFTINSSNGSISSAAIFDYEERRTYTLQLKAKNPDSSMESYATLYVHILGVNEFYPQFLQPAFHFDVSETSAVGTRVGAVQATDKDSGEDGRVYYLLVGSSNDKGFGIDTNTGVIHVARHLDRETQNRVSLMVMAKNYGSIRGNDTDEAQVIISIQDGNDPPEFIKRYYTATISEAASIGSKVTTVKAIDKDVRPQNNQFSYSIINGNLKQSFRIDVQTGEISTAAQLDREEIATYNLVIGAIDTGLPPQTGSATVRIDLDDVNDNGPTFTPEGLTGYVSENEPAGTSIMTLTASDPDLPRNGGPFTYQLVGGKHKSWLQVDRSSGLVKSTVSFDREVTPALEAVIEVEDSGKPRQRSQHTLRITVLDQNDNPSTSRNLQVAVSLFNGDLPSNVKLADVRPNDIDIVGEYRCRLQNPAQNQLAILRACDLYTTSHTTPTASSFGYMGNDGKHGDVSSKLSVSFQSFSNETLAHTVSLLVRNMTASHFLSQHYRPLMEMLKSRLGQEGEVLVYSLLEGGAGNASTTSLEVLLAVRSAKRSYQQPRQVIERLREKRAALSELLQKEVIVGYEPCSEPDVCENGGVCSATIRLLDTHTFSIVDSPTLVLSGPRILHDYSCQCTSGFSGEQCSRRQDPCLPNPCQLQAQCRRLGSDFQCVCPANREGKQCEKERSDVCWSKPCRNGGSCQRSSDGSSYFCLCRPGFRGNQCESVSDSCRPNPCLHGGLCVSLKPGYKCNCAPGRYGRHCERFSYGFEPLSFMTFPALDVTTNDISIVFATTKPNSLLLYNYGIQSGGRSDFLAIELVQGQAYFSSGGARTAISTVIAGQNLADGGWHKVTATRNGRVMSLSVAKCADSGEVCMECTPGDASCYADEVGPVGTLNFNKQPLLIGGLSSADPVLERPGQVHSDDLVGCLHSVHIGGRALNLSTPLQQRGILPGCNRQACQPALAAERCGGFAGQCIDRWSSSLCQCGGQLQSPDCGDSLEPITLSGGAFVEFRVSEIHRRMQLLDNLYSSKSAWSQNGLRERRQIAVGHNISTASQIYEPPKMLSLLFRTFVDQGMILYAATNQMFTSLSLHGGRLVYYSRQHLAINMTVPEPSSLADGKWHNVSLYSESRSLRLLIDGRQAGDELDIAGVHDFLDPYLTSLSVGGAPGEEAFVGCVANVTVNNELQPLNGSGSIFPEVLYHGKVEFGCSGSIGLDAAQVADPLSIGITLVIVFFVILVVAILGSYVIYRFRGKQEKIGSLSCGVPGFKIKHPGGVLGAGSSAVSQDHVLARSLHPSEAPSPPVGAGDHMRPPVGAHHLVGSELLTKKFKERSELTPTAELPQQRPQRPDIIEREVVGKSPLIREEHHMGMPPPLHPLPLEHAGSVDLGSEYPEHYDLENASSIAPSDIDIVYHYKGYREAGGLRKYKATAPPVSAYTHHKHQSAAAQQQQQHRHGAPFVSRGGGQGGQPPPPPTSASRTHQSTPLARLSPSSELSSQQPRILTLHDISGKPLQSALLATTSSSGGVGKDALHSNSERSLNSPVMSQLSGQSSSASRQKPGVPQQAPPQTSMGLTAEEIERLNARPRTCSLVSTLDAVSSSSEAAPRVPSSALHMSMGGGMHNTDVDAHSSTSTDESGNDSFTCSEIEYDNNSLSGDGKYSTSKSLLDGRSPVARALSGEPSRNPSVVKTPPIPPHAYDGFESSFRGSLSTLVASDEDIANHLSGIYRKGNGAASPGWEYLLNWGPSYENLMGVFKDIAELPDTNGPASQQQQQQQNQQQTQAASTLRMPTSGPAPPEEYV; this is translated from the exons ATGCGATTGACATTGCGACAGCAACGCTCGCACATGGAATATTCTGTGCATTTAGTGCCAAATATGGAACTAGTTTCCGCTCGATGGCATCGCCAGTTG GTCAGAGTAACAGTTCTCGACAAGAACGACAGTCCGCCGCAGTTCCTGGACACCCCCTTTGCCTACAATGTCAGCGAGGATCTGGAGATTGGACACACCATTGCCACGCTGCGAGCCCACGATCCGGACACGATAGGTTCGGTGACTTTCCTCCTGATGGATGGCCACGATGGCAAGTTCCTAATGGAGTCCGCCACGGGCAAGCTGCTCCTCAATGACACTCTGGACAGGGAGACGAAGAGCAAGTATGAGCTCAGGATACGAGTGTCCGATGGAGTGCAGTACACGGAGACTTATGCCACAATTGAG GTGAGCGACACCAACGACAATCCACCCATGTTCGAGGATACTGTCTACTCCTTTGACATACCGGAGAATGCCCCGCGTGGCTACCAGGTGGGCCAGATAGTGGCCAAGGATGCCGATCTGGGACAGAATGCCCAGCTTTCCTACAGTGTGGTCTCCGATTGGGCCAACGATGTCTTCAGTTTGAATCCGCAAACGGGAATGCTCACCCTCACTGCTCGACTGGATTACGAAGAG GTCCAACACTATATACTCATTGTTCAGGCTCAGGACAATGGCCAGCCTAGTTTGTCCACCACCATCACAGTCTATTGCAATGTCCTGGATCTGAATGACAATGCTCCACTCTTTGATCCCATGAGCTACTCCAGTGAGGTCTTTGAGAACGTGCCCATTGGCATGGTGGTGGTCACCGTGTCAGCCAAGGACATAGATTCAG GCAACAATGGCCTCATCGAATACAGCATCACAGCGGGCGATTCTGATTCTGAGTTTGGCATCGATAGCAATGGCACCATCCGCACCCGCCGCCAGCTGGACAGGGAGCATCGTTCGGGCTACACACTGACTGTCACGGCTCGGGACTGCGCCGATGAGTTTGCTTCTTTTAGCGAGCTGGAGGAGACGCAGCTGAAGCTAAAGTACCGCTCGCCGAGGCGCTACGATcaggggcagcagcagcagcagtttctGGCCCATCAGAAGCAGCAGCGGTTGTCGTCGACGGTGAAG GTAACGATACTCATCAAAGACATCAACGACGAGGTGCCCGTCTTCGTTTCCGCTAACGAAACCTCGATCAGGGAGAATGTGGCCATCAACACGCTCGTTATCGCTGTCAAGGCTGTTGACAACGACGAGGGACGCAACGGCTTCATCGATTATCTCCTGAAGGAGGCGACTGCTGACCATGACGCCGCGGACTCTGACCAGGCGGAGCCGCTGCCCTTCTCCCTGAGCCCCACCGATGGCCTCCTGCGCGTCGTTGATTCGCTGGACAGGGAGCTACGCTCCAGTTACCTTCTCAACATCACAGCCCGCGATCGTGGCGAACCCTCTCAGTCCACCGAATCCCAGCTCCTGGTGCGCATCCTCGACGAGAACGACAATAGTCCGGTGTTCGATCCAAAGCAGTATTCTGCTTCGGTGGCGGAGAACGCCAGCATTGGGGCCATGGTGCTGCAGGTGTCCGCCACGGATGTGGACGAGGGTGCCAATGGACGCATACGCTACTCCATAGTGCTGGGGGATCAGAACCATGACTTTAGCATCAGTGAGGACACGGGCGTGGTGCGGGTGGCCAAGAACCTCAACTATGAGCGATTGTCGCGTTATACCCTCACAGTTCGCGCGGAGGACTGCGCCTTGGAGAATCCCGCCAGTGATACGGCAGAGCTAACCATTAGTATACTGGACATAAACGACAATCGTCCCACGTTCCTCGATTCGCCCTACCTGGCCCGCGTCATGGAGAACACGGTGCCGCCAAATGGAGGCTATGTGCTCACCGTAAATGCCTACGATGCTGACACTCCGCCGCTGAACTCGCAGGTTCGCTACTTCCTCAAGGAAGGCGACACGGATCTGTTCCGCATCAATGCCTCCTCGGGGGACATAGCTCTGCTGAAGCCTTTGGACCGAGAGCAGCAGAGTGAGTACATACTCACCCTGGTGGCCATGGACACGGGCTCACCGCCGCTCACGGGCACGGGCATTGTGCGCGTGGAGGTGCAGGATATCAACGACAATGGACCGGTCTTTGAGCTGCAATCCTATCATGCCTCTGTGCGGGAAAATCTGCCTGCTGGAACCCATCTCCTGAAGCCCTTGGCCACGGATAAGGATGAGGGATTAAATGCCAAGCTGCGATTTAGCCTGCTGGGTGAGCACATGACGCGCTTCCACATAGACTCAGCCACGGGAGAGATCACCACCGCCATTTCCCTGGATCGCGAGGAGACTTCCGTTTACCATTTGACGCTCATGGCCCAGGACAGCTCTGTCACAGAACCTCGAGCCTCCTCGGTGAATCTAACCATCAGTGTGACTGATGTCAATGACAATGTACCCAAGTTTGAGGCCAGCAGCTACCATGTGGCCGTGCCGGACAGGATCAGTACGGGTGAATTTGTGTTTGGAGCTCGGGCCTTGGACTTGGACGAGGCGGAGAATGCCCAGGTGCAGTACAGCCTGGGGGGCAGGGATCAGCAGTACTTTGAGATCAATGCCAAGACGGGAGTGGTGAGCACGAAGCTGGAGCTGAAGAGTAAGTCTGCCTCCTACAGCCTAGTGATCTACGCCAGCGATCGAGGGGAGAGCCCTCTGAACTCCACGGCTGAGCTTACCGTGGAACTGCGACCCGGCGATCTCTTTCCCAGCTACTCATACATGGCCAACAGCCACTTCACCCTGCCGGAGGACGTGCAGCCGGGAAAAACCATAACCAAGGTGAGCGCCACCTCCCCCAAGAAGGGTTCGGCGGGCAAAATGCGCTATGCCATAGCAGGAGGCAACACTGGCGATGCTGTGCGAGTGGATGCCAGTACTGGCGTCTTGAGAGTGGGACAGGATGGCCTGGACTATGAGCTGACCCACCTGTACGAGATTTGGGTGGAGGCCGCCGACAATGACACGCCCAGCCTGCGCAGCGTCACTTTGATTACAGTGAATGTTACGGATGCCAATGACAATGCCCCCGTGATGGAGCAGCTTAtctacaatgccgaggtactCGAGGAGGAGTCGCCTCCTCAGCTGATAGCCAGGGTCAAGGCCAGCGATAGGGATTCCGGTGAGAATGGCAGGGTCATGTATCGCCTGCGGAACTCCTACGAGGGCACCTTTGAGATCACCGAAGCGGGCGAGATTTACACGAGGATGAGGCTGGACAGGGAGGAGATGGGCGACTATGCCTTCGTGGTGGAGGCTGTGGATCAGGGTGTACCTCAACTCACGGGCACAGCCAGTGTGCTACTGCATCTGCTGGACAAGAACGATAATCCGCCCAAGTTTACGCGCCTCTTCTCCTTGAATGTCACCGAAAACGCAGAAATTGGCAGCTTTGTGATCCGCGTCACCTCCTCGGATCTGGATCTGGGTCCGAATGCCAATGCCACGTATTCTTTCAGTGAGAATCCCGGCGAGAAATTCCGCATTGAGCCGCTGAGCGGTAACATCACCGTGGCCGGGCATCTCGATCGCGAGCAGCAGGATGAGTATGTCCTGAAAGTGGTGGCCTTTGATGGCGCCTGGCGAGCAGAGACACCCATCACCATAACCATCCAAGACCAGAATGACAATGCCCCAGAGTTTGAGCACAGCTTCTACAGCTTTAGCTTCCCAGAGCTGCAGCATTCGATCGCTTTGGTGGGTCAGATCATAGCCACGGATCGGGACAAGCAGGGACCCAATTCGGTAATCTCCTACTCCCTGCAGCAGCCCTCGCCCATGTTCAGCATTGACCCGGCCACCGGGGAGATTTTCAGCAAGAAG GCGGTTCACTTCAAGCACTCGCAATATGTCCGCTCGCCGGAGAACATGTATGCCCTCACCATTCTAGCCACGGACAATGGCAAGCCGCCTCTCTACTCCGAGTGCCTGGTCAACATCAACATTGTGGATGCCCACAACAGTCCGCCGCAGTTCGAGCAGTCGGAGTATCTGTCGCCACTGCCGGAGCACGCTGTGCCAGGGCAGCGCATCGTTCGGGTGCATGCCACCGACAAGCAGGATGCGGCCAGTGCCAGCGAGATGGATTACCACCTGATTAGCTCCAACCTGAGCTCTATTTTCACCATAGGACGCCATGATGGTTGGATCTCTTTGGTTAAGCGACTGGAAGTCGAGCCCAACTCACGCTTTGAGCTGGTGGTTCGGGCCACTGATCGCGGGGTGCCTCCGCAGTCGGATGAGACCCGGGTGGTCATAGTGGTGACCGGAGAGAACCTCTACGCGCCCAAGTTCTCGGCCAACAGCTACCAGGTGAGTGTGCTGGAAAATGAGCCTATTGGTTCGATTATCCTCACAGTAGGAGCCACGGATGAGGATCAGGGACCCAATGGCCTGCTCCGGTACTCCATCTCCGGCGGCAACGAGCGTCAGGATTTTGGAGTAGACGAAAAAACAGGTGGAATCCTGGTACAACAGCAGCTAGACTACGAACTGGTGCAGGAGTATCACCTGAATATAACCGTGCAAGACCTGGGCTTTCAGTCTCTGGAGGCAGTGGCCATGCTCACCATCATACTCACGGATGTCAACGACAATCCGCCGCTGTTTGATCACATGGAATACCATGGCTACATAGCCGAGAACAAGCCGGCGGGCACCTTTGTCTTCCAGGCCCATGCCACCGACAAGGACTCCCCCAAGAATGCCATTATCCACTACTCCTTCCTGCCCAGCGGCACGGATAGGCACTTTTTCACCATCAACTCCAGCAATGGCAGCATCTCGTCTGCCGCCATCTTCGACTACGAGGAACGTCGCACCTACACGCTGCAGCTGAAGGCTAAGAACCCCGACTCCAGTATGGAGAGCTATGCCACTCTGTATGTCCACATCCTGGGAGTGAACGAGTTCTACCCGCAGTTCCTCCAGCCTGCCTTCCACTTTGACGTGTCCGAAACCTCCGCCGTGGGCACTCGCGTGGGCGCTGTCCAGGCCACGGACAAGGATAGCGGCGAAGATGGACGCGTCTATTACCTCCTAGTGGGTTCAAGCAATGACAAGGGCTTCGGGATTGATACCAACACGGGGGTGATTCATGTGGCCCGGCACTTGGACCGGGAGACCCAGAACCGGGTGTCGCTCATGGTGATGGCCAAGAACTATGGCAGCATTCGTGGCAATGACACCGACGAGGCGCAGGTCATCATCTCCATACAGGATGGCAACGATCCGCCGGAGTTTATCAAGCGCTACTACACCGCCACGATTTCGGAGGCGGCTTCTATAGGCTCCAAAGTCACCACCGTCAAGGCCATCGACAAGGATGTGCGGCCGCAGAACAACCAGTTCAGTTACTCCATCATCAATGGCAACCTCAAGCAGAGCTTCCGGATAGACGTCCAGACGGGGGAGATTAGCACCGCTGCCCAGCTGGATCGGGAGGAGATTGCCACCTATAATCTGGTAATTGGAGCCATAGACACGGGTCTCCCACCGCAGACAGGCAGTGCCACAGTGCGCATAGACCTGGACGATGTCAACGACAATGGACCCACCTTCACACCCGAGGGCCTCACGGGTTACGTGTCCGAGAATGAGCCGGCTGGCACTTCCATTATGACCCTGACGGCCAGTGATCCGGATCTCCCACGCAATGGTGGACCTTTCACCTACCAGCTGGTGGGCGGCAAGCACAAGTCCTGGCTGCAAGTGGACAGGAGTTCGGGTTTGGTCAAGTCCACGGTTAGCTTTGATCGCGAGGTAACGCCCGCCTTGGAGGCTGTGATCGAGGTGGAGGACAGCGGCAAGCCCAGGCAGAGGTCGCAGCACACTCTGAGGATCACAGTCCTCGACCAGAATGACAATCCCTCCACGAGCAGGAACCTCCAGGTGGCTGTGAGCCTCTTCAATGGCGATCTGCCCTCCAATGTAAAGCTGGCGGATGTGCGGCCCAACGACATCGATATTGTGGGAGAGTATCGCTGCCGCCTGCAGAATCCTGCCCAGAATCAACTCGCCATTCTGAGGGCCTGCGATTTGTACACCACCTCGCACACCACGCCCACGGCCTCGTCCTTTGGCTACATGGGCAACGATGGCAAGCACGGGGATGTGAGCTCCAAGCTGAGCGTCAGCTTCCAGAGCTTCAGCAACGAGACTTTGGCCCATACGGTGTCCCTGCTGGTGAGGAACATGACTGCCTCGCATTTCCTCTCCCAGCACTATCGTCCGCTGATGGAGATGCTCAAGTCCCGGTTGGGTCAGGAGGGCGAGGTGCTCGTCTACAGTCTCCTAGAAGGCGGTGCCGGAAATGCCAGCACCACCAGCCTGGAGGTGCTCCTGGCTGTCCGCTCAGCCAAGAGAAGCTACCAGCAGCCGCGTCAGGTCATCGAACGCCTGCGGGAGAAGCGTGCAGCTCTGTCCGAGCTTTTGCAAAAGGAGGTCATCGTGGGCTATGAACCCTGCAGTGAGCCGGATGTCTGCGAGAATGGAGGCGTCTGTAGTGCCACCATCCGGCTGCTGGACACGCACACCTTCAGCATTGTGGACAGTCCCACGCTCGTGCTCAGTGGTCCTCGCATCCTCCACGACTACAGCTGCCAGTGCACCAGCGGCTTCTCCGGGGAGCAGTGCAGCCGTCGGCAGGATCCCTGCCTGCCCAATCCCTGCCAGCTGCAGGCCCAGTGCCGCCGCCTGGGCAGCGACTTCCAGTGCGTGTGTCCGGCCAACCGGGAGGGGAAGCAGTGCGAGAAGGAGCGCAGCGATGTCTGCTGGAGCAAACCCTGCCGGAACGGAGGCAGTTGTCAGCGCAGCTCCGATGGCTCCTCCTACTTCTGCCTGTGCCGGCCCGGCTTCCGGGGGAATCAGTGCGAGAGCGTGTCGGACTCGTGTCGCCCCAATCCCTGCCTGCACGGCGGCCTGTGCGTCAGCCTTAAGCCGGGTTACAAGTGCAACTGCGCCCCTGGGCGGTATGGAAGACACTGCGAGCGCTTTAGCTATGGCTTTGAGCCGCTCTCCTTCATGACTTTTCCCGCGTTAGATGTGACCACCAACGACATTTCGATTGTGTTTGCCACCACGAAACCCAACTCTTTGCTGCTCTACAACTACGGGATTCAGAGCGGCGGTCGTTCTGATTTCCTGGCCATTGAGCTGGTGCAAGGCCAGGCCTACTTCTCCTCGGGTGGAGCCCGGACAGCCATCAGCACGGTGATAGCGGGACAGAATCTGGCGGACGGCGGCTGGCACAAGGTGACGGCCACGCGGAATGGACGCGTCATGTCCCTGAGCGTGGCCAAGTGCGCGGATTCGGGTGAGGTGTGCATGGAGTGCACGCCGGGAGACGCCAGCTGCTATGCCGATGAAGTGGGACCCGTGGG CACCCTCAACTTCAACAAGCAGCCCCTGCTGATCGGCGGCCTTTCCTCCGCTGATCCTGTCCTGGAGCGACCTGGCCAGGTGCACAGCGATGACCTGGTGGGCTGCCTGCACAGCGTGCATATCGGCGGACGAGCACTCAACCTCAGCACGCCCCTTCAGCAGAGAGGAATCCTGCCCGGGTGCAATCGCCAGGCCTGCCAGCCGGCCCTGGCCGCTGAGCGCTGTGGAGGCTTTGCTGGCCAATGCATTGACCGGTGGTCCAGTTCCCTGTGCCAGTGTGGCGGCCAACTGCAGTCACCCGACTGTGGCGACTCCCTGGAACCCATCACCCTCAGTGGCGGCGCCTTTGTGGAGTTCCGCGTCTCGGAGATACATCGCCGCATGCAGCTGCTGGACAATCTGTACAGCTCCAAGAGCGCCTGGTCGCAGAATGGACTTAGAGAACGAAGACAGATTGCTGTGGGCCACAACATTAGCACAGCTTCCCAGATCTACGAGCCGCCCAAGATGCTCAGCCTGCTTTTCCGCACTTTTGTGGATCAGGGAATGATTTTGTATGCGGCCACCAACCAGATGTTCACCTCGTTGTCGCTCCATGGAGGCCGACTGGTGTACTACTCCAGGCAGCATCTGGCCATCAACATGACGGTGCCGGAACCCTCCTCCCTGGCCGATGGCAAGTGGCACAACGTGAGCTTGTACAGCGAAAGCCGGAGCCTTCGTCTGCTGATTGATGGCCGCCAGGCTGGTGATGAACTGGACATTGCCGGCGTCCACGACTTTCTGGATCCCTACCTGACCTCGCTGAGTGTGGGTGGTGCCCCCGGCGAGGAGGCCTTCGTGGGCTGCGTGGCCAATGTGACGGTGAACAATGAACTGCAGCCATTGAACGGTTCCGGCAGCATCTTCCCCGAGGTTCTCTACCACGGCAAGGTGGAGTTTGGCTGCAGCGGAAGCATAGGTCTCGATGCCGCCCAGGTGGCCGATCCCCTCAGCATTGGCATCACCCTTGTAATCGTTTTCTTTGTCATCCTGGTGGTGGCCATCCTCGGTTCCTATGTGATCTATCGCTTCCGTGGCAAGCAGGAGAAGATTGGCAGTCTGAGCTGCGGTGTTCCCGGCTTCAAGATCAAGCATCCCGGCGGGGTCTTGGGAGCTGGCAGTTCCGCAGTCTCGCAGGATCACGTTTTAGCGAGAAGTCTCCATCCCAGTGAGGCTCCTTCGCCGCCTGTGGGAGCAGGGGATCATATGCGTCCGCCTGTGGGCGCCCACCACCTGGTCGGATCCGAGCTGCTCACCAAGAAGTTCAAGGAGCGCAGCGAGCTGACGCCCACGGCAGAGCTGCCGCAGCAGCGTCCCCAGCGACCGGACATCATCGAGCGAGAAGTGGTGGGCAAGAGCCCGCTGATCCGTGAGGAGCACCACATGGgcatgccgccgccgctgcatcCGCTGCCTCTAGAGCATGCCGGCTCTGTGGACTTGGGCTCCGAGTACCCGGAGCACTATGACCTGGAGAACGCCAGCTCCATAGCGCCCTCGGACATAGACATCGTTTACCACTACAAGGGCTACCGGGAGGCGGGCGGCCTGCGCAAGTACAAGGCCACGGCCCCGCCAGTGTCCGCCTACACGCACCACAAGCACCAGAGTGCCgctgcccagcagcagcagcagcatcgccATGGAGCGCCATTTGTGAGCAGAGGAGGAGGACAGGGCGGacagccaccgccgccgcccaccAGTGCCTCGCGCACCCACCAGAGCACGCCGCTGGCCAGGCTCTCGCCCAGCTCCGAGCTGAGCTCGCAGCAGCCGCGCATCCTCACGCTGCACGACATCTCGGGCAAGCCGCTGCAGAGCGCCCTGCTGGCCACCACCTCCAGTTCGGGCGGCGTCGGCAAGGATGCCCTGCACAGCAACAGTGAGCGGAGTTTGAACAGTCCGGTGATGTCGCAGCTCTCCGGCCAGAGCTCCAGCGCCAGCCGGCAGAAACCGGGAGTGCCGCAGCAGGCGCCTCCACAGACCTCCATGGGTCTGACGGCCGAGGAGATCGAGAGGCTCAATGCTCGGCCGAGAACCTGCAGCCTGGTCTCCACTTTGGATGCCGTCTCCTCCAGCAGCGAGGCGGCACCGCGAGTGCCCAGCA